From Nocardioides faecalis:
CCTGCCAGACGCGCGCCAGCTCGGGCAGCTCGGTGGCGAAACGGGCCTGCAGGGTAGTGAGGGAGGTGGTGGGTGTGGTGCTCACTCTTCGAGCGTACGACGGCCCCGAGGGAGCGCTCCCGGGCTCAGCACCAGTCGGGGAGCTGGACCGTCCGGTCGTCGATCCGCAGGCGTCCGCCGCCCGCGGGCGGCACCGCCAGGCACCCGGGCGGTCCGTGGCCGCGCAGCCGCAGCACCCGACGGGTGCCCGCCTCCACCACCAGGAACGCCGGCTCCCACGTCGTGTCGGCGATGCTGGTGCCGGCGAAGGTGACGATCGCCGCCACCGGGCCGGGGTTCACCACGTCCAGGACGACCGTGTAGTCGCCGTCGCGGGTCACCTCCGACCGGGCGAACCGCACGCTCGCCGGCTGCCGGCACCACCGCTCGAACGCGCTCGTGAGCGCCTCCGTCTCCTCGGCGACGAACCGGTCGGTGCGGCGCGTCCCGCCCTCCGTGGAGTCCACCTCGAACACCACCGGGGTCGGCAGGTCCGGGCACGGCGCGAGCACGGTGCCGGCCAGCAGCATCGGGGTGCCCGCCTGCAGGTCGAGGTCGCCGTCGGCCGGCTCGGCGTCGGGCCCCGGCACACGTCGTACGACGTCGGCGGAGCCGCCGGCCCAGTGCAGCCGGGCGCCGGTGACGACCCGGTCCTCGCCGAAGCGCACCTGCACCTCCAGCCGCACGCCGAACGGCTCCGAGCGCACCGCTGCCGCGATCGGCACCGCGCCCGACAGGACGGGCGCGACCGGCTCCGCCTCCTCGACCACAGCGGTGCACTGGGCGAACGTCAGCAGCAGGAGGGGAAGCAGGAGGACACCGACGGCGGCACGCCGGCGCCGGGTGGGAGCCATGTCAGCATCGTCGTCGGCGTCCCGGCCGTCGGCATCGCCCGAAGCGGGTAGCCGACGGCCGGGACGCCCGACAGCCTCCAGATGTCCCCCGAGATGACCCTCGAGATGTCCGCAGACGCCTGCGCGGCAGGCGTCAGAACATCATCTGGACGGTCTTCTCCTCGGTGTAGCACTCGATGCCGGCCGGGCCGAGCTCGCGCCCGACGCCGCTGCCGGCCCGCCCGCCCCACGGCGTGGTCATGTCCGGGATGCCGAAGGCGTTGATCCACACGTTGCCGACCCGCAGGTCGCGGGCGGCGACCTGGGCGCGGTGCAGGTCCTCGGTGTAGATGATCGCGTTGAGGCCGAAGGTGCTGTCGTTGGCCAGCGCCAGCACGTCGTCGGCGTCGGAGAACGGGATGATCGTGGCGACCGGGCCGAAGATCTCCTCGCGGGCGATCCGCTGGTCCTGGCTGCCGATGAACACCGTGGGCTCGACGTAGTAGCCCGGGCGGTCCACGAGCGAGCCGCCGGTGAGCAGCTCCGCACCCTGCTCGACGCCGAGGCCGAGGTAGCCGCCGATGCGCTGGTGCTGCTTGGCGTTGATCACCGGGCCCATGCCGACGCTCGCGTCGTACGGGTCGCCCAGGGTGATCTGCTTGGCGTGGTCCACCAGGCGGTCGGCGACCTCGTCGACGAGGCGCTCGTGCACGTAGACCCGGGTGCCGGCCGCGCAGACCTGGCCCTGGTGCAGGAAGTTGCCGACCGCGATGAACGGCATCGCGCCGTCGAGGTTGGCGTCGGGGTAGACGATCTGCGGGTTCTTGCCACCCAGCTCGAGGGTGACCTTGCGGAACTGGCCGCCGGCGTGGGTCGGCATCAACGCGCCCACCTCGGGGCTGCCGGTGAAGGTCAGCTTCGCCAGGCCCGGGTGCTGCGCGAGCGCGGCGCCGGCGACCTCGCCGAGGCCGGGCACCACGTTGAACACGCCGTCCGGCACGCCCGCCTCGGCCAGGATCTCCGCTAGGCGCAGGATGGAGAGCGCCGCGTCCTCCGGCGGCTTGATCACCACGGTGTTGCCGGCGGCCAGGGCCGGGGCGATCTTCCAGCCGGCGACCACGATCGGGTTGTTCCACGGCGTGATCGCGCCGATCACGCCCAGCGGCTCGCGCAGCGTGTAGTTCAGCCGGTGCCGGCCCGCGTAGTCGGGCAGCTGGACGGTGGAGCCGTGCAGCTTGTCGGCGAACCCGGCGTAGTACCGGAAGGTGGCGAGCACGGCGGGGATGTCGCCGAAGACGCCGTCCTTGTAGAGCTTGCCGACCTCGAGGGTCTCGACCGCGGAGAGGTACTGCGTCTCCTTCTCGATCAGGTCGGCCGCACGGAACAGGATCCGTCCCCGCTCGGCGCCGCCGAGCTCCTTCCAGCCGCTGTGCTCGAAGGCGTGCTGCGCGGCGCGCACCGCGTCGTCGACGTCGGCGGCGGTGGCCGCGGCGACCTCGCAGATCGCCGAGCCGTCGACCGGGTTCTCCGAGACGTACGTCGCCCCGCCGGCGGCGTCGCGCCACCGGCCTCCGATCCACAGCTGTCGCGGCGGAAGCTGGGTGGGCGCCTGGGCGCCGTCGGCCAGGGCGGTGGAGGTGTAGTCGGACACGAGCAGCTCCTGTGGTCTAGGTCACGTGACCCGCAGCGTAGCGACAAGTTCGCATGTTGGGTACCGCTCGCCGATTATCGGACAACTCGTGACCGATGTCGCCAGGCAGGGCCCCGGGTGCGCCGAGGCGGGTGCCGAGGCGGGTGAGGCGGAGCCTCAGCCCAGCTCGGCGGCCAGCCGCGCGGCGGCCGTGCGCAGCGCCTGGCGCATCGCGGCGCTCTCCTGGCCGGCGAGGGTGACCAGGCCCAGCGCGGCGGGCGGGCCCGGGACCCGGGGCAGCGAGACGACGATGCCGTGCGCACCCGGCACGAGCTGGCCCTCGCTCTCGAACATCCCCTCCTCGCCGCGGGCCGCGGCGGCGATCGCCACCCCCAGTGCGCCCCGGTCGCGCGGGGTGCGCGCCCCGACCCGGTAGGAGACGTGGAAGGTGGTGAAGGGGGGCTCCTCCACCGCCACCGCGAGGATGTCCTCGCCGTCGAGGATCGAGAAGTGCGCGGTGGCGCCGGCCTCGCGGGCCAGGTCGGCCAGCGCGACCCGCGTCGACTCGCGCACCGAACCCAGCACGTGCTGGGTCAGCGCCAGCGCGCCGGCG
This genomic window contains:
- a CDS encoding aldehyde dehydrogenase family protein, which encodes MSDYTSTALADGAQAPTQLPPRQLWIGGRWRDAAGGATYVSENPVDGSAICEVAAATAADVDDAVRAAQHAFEHSGWKELGGAERGRILFRAADLIEKETQYLSAVETLEVGKLYKDGVFGDIPAVLATFRYYAGFADKLHGSTVQLPDYAGRHRLNYTLREPLGVIGAITPWNNPIVVAGWKIAPALAAGNTVVIKPPEDAALSILRLAEILAEAGVPDGVFNVVPGLGEVAGAALAQHPGLAKLTFTGSPEVGALMPTHAGGQFRKVTLELGGKNPQIVYPDANLDGAMPFIAVGNFLHQGQVCAAGTRVYVHERLVDEVADRLVDHAKQITLGDPYDASVGMGPVINAKQHQRIGGYLGLGVEQGAELLTGGSLVDRPGYYVEPTVFIGSQDQRIAREEIFGPVATIIPFSDADDVLALANDSTFGLNAIIYTEDLHRAQVAARDLRVGNVWINAFGIPDMTTPWGGRAGSGVGRELGPAGIECYTEEKTVQMMF
- a CDS encoding helix-turn-helix domain-containing protein, with the translated sequence MAAAETSQTFSRGLDVLQLLASSPHGRTPSQLAAELGLSRTIIYRLVATLVEHRLVRRAPDGTVSMAAGALALTQHVLGSVRESTRVALADLAREAGATAHFSILDGEDILAVAVEEPPFTTFHVSYRVGARTPRDRGALGVAIAAAARGEEGMFESEGQLVPGAHGIVVSLPRVPGPPAALGLVTLAGQESAAMRQALRTAAARLAAELG